A genomic window from Triticum urartu cultivar G1812 chromosome 7, Tu2.1, whole genome shotgun sequence includes:
- the LOC125523062 gene encoding alcohol-forming fatty acyl-CoA reductase-like: protein MDAAGVIGCFKDRSILITGSTGFLGKMLVEKILRVQPDVRKLYLIVRAADAASAENRVLTEVVGTKLFDVLRSKHGADFNSFITNKITALPGDIIKETCALRNSMVEQIYEEIHVIVSVAATTSFYERYDVALASNTLGVAHVCDLAKKCANLKMLLHVSTAFVAGEQEGLLVEKPLDAGKALRKDYSLDIQSELKLVESVKSKLRVQFSNDKIEKRKMKELGLKRARHFGWPNVYSLTKALGEMLLGTLGRDLPVVIVRPSIISSTFKEPMPGWTEGSRTMDMLYVAYNDQKLSCFIFNRNVIIDVIPGDMVINALMVAMALHWEKHGTQAIYHVTSGHRNPLRGSTFLESFYEYFHSNPRVTKDGRIVKHGRVTLFKKYTFFSLYMILRYKLALEAFHVMSVFGHSLSQHYNKLNRGYKFLILIAKLYAPYAFFKGCFDDTNMKKLWAITATEELDDGSTFDCDPACIEWGSYLINTHIPAALMYASNNNQMKKAGSA from the exons ATGGACGCCGCTGGGGTGATCGGGTGTTTCAAGGACAGGAGCATCCTAATCACCGGCTCCACGGGCTTCCTCGGGAAAA TGCTGGTGGAGAAGATCCTAAGGGTCCAGCCAGATGTGAGGAAGCTCTACCTCATTGTGCGCGCGGCTGACGCCGCATCCGCCGAGAATCGTGTGCTCACCGAG GTTGTAGGAACAAAACTCTTTGATGTTCTGCGAAGCAAGCATGGAGCTGATTTCAACTCTTTTATTACAAACAAAATTACCGCTCTACCTGGAGACATCATTAAGGAAACCTGTGCACTTAGGAACTCTATGGTTGAACAGATCTATGAAGAGATCCATGTCATTGTGAGTGTAGCTGCAACTACCAGCTTCTACGAGAG ATATGACGTCGCTCTAGCATCAAATACCTTAGGAGTTGCCCACGTGTGCGATTTAGCAAAGAAGTGTGCTAATCTCAAAATGTTGCTTCATGTTTCCACTG CTTTCGTAGCCGGGGAGCAAGAAGGCCTGTTAGTGGAGAAACCGCTCGATGCAGGCAAAGCACTAAGGAAAGATTATAGCTTGGACATTCAGTCTGAGTTAAAATTAGTTGAGAGTGTCAAGTCAAAACTCAGGGTGCAATTCTCTAACGATAAGATAGAGAAAAGGAAAATGAAGGAACTCGGATTGAAAAG GGCAAGGCACTTTGGTTGGCCTAACGTGTATTCACTCACAAAGGCCTTGGGGGAGATGTTGCTTGGAACCTTAGGACGAGACCTTCCAGTTGTCATAGTCCGGCCAAGCATCATATCTAGCACTTTCAAGGAGCCAATGCCCGGATGGACGGAGGGAAGTAG GACAATGGATATGTTGTACGTAGCCTACAATGACCAAAAACTTTCATGTTTCATCTTCAATCGTAATGTCATAATCGATGTG ATACCGGGAGACATGGTGATTAATGCACTGATGGTTGCTATGGCCCTTCATTGGGAGAAGCATGGAACCCAGGCAATTTACCATGTAACATCGGGACATCGGAACCCACTGCGTGGCTCCACTTTTCTGGAATCATTCTATGAGTACTTCCACTCTAATCCTCGTGTAACCAAGGATGGGAGGATTGTCAAGCATGGAAGGGTGACATTATTCAAAAAATACACATTTTTCTCTTTATACATGATCTTGCGGTATAAGCTAGCACTAGAG GCGTTCCATGTGATGAGTGTATTTGGACATTCATTGTCCCAACATTACAACAAGCTCAACCGTGGCTACAAATTCTTGATACTTATCGCAAAGTTGTACGCTCCATATGCATTCTTCAAAGGGTG CTTTGACGACACGAACATGAAAAAATTGTGGGCAATAACCGCTACAGAAGAGCTGGACGATGGCTCCACGTTCGATTGTGATCCTGCATGCATCGAATGGGGCTCATACCTCATCAACACACACATTCCGGCTGCTCTGATGTATGCTTCCAACAATAATCAGATGAAGAAAGCTGGCAGTGCATAG